In Candidatus Eremiobacteraceae bacterium, the following are encoded in one genomic region:
- a CDS encoding polysaccharide biosynthesis C-terminal domain-containing protein has protein sequence MRERSSLGRDSIRTLAFSIGQSGFAVLTGIAIAKALGPTGKGEYASLQLLQAAAAGVTGNLGMAITYELTRQQKKLSDLVKPLSLMLAALSVIEWAAIGVWVWLKGPDPAPLLFAAAVPALILLSWQGPIFLGLGWIKSLNVQSLYFAAGTFAAAVITLYVFRLGTVPAMWGWVVCVWAIAISILVRTHRESRGTQTDSTGSIMRGLLSFGLRASAGGIFGFINNKIDSVAILTWLGTAGFGVYSVAVAAGEVLFKVSRSVAQAATQRVAAAERDVAARTVAKSNRASFAIIVVVSTVAFIAAPLAVDVLFGVSFHRAGDAIRILLPGIAAMSCSGILSTFFNFQLGRPIFLLYMSIMNAVVETTLCLILVPRFQINGAALASTLTYLNSAAVMTWYFCKNSDLSPVDLWIPTLADVRTVLRAIRPTPMGLDDLNTNAGSSGSPSVARGTLAAADARSRDFVICGWTDPSERQRLIGSLVLGVFDRGHLIYAGHAEPRYDNGSVAALYEKLVPLEFARCPFRIAPTSNSPVHWLIPTLVAEVTFGEAAGKGALPEPIYVGLSVHKRPEECVSTQRPE, from the coding sequence ATGCGCGAACGCTCGTCTCTCGGAAGAGACTCCATCCGGACGCTTGCCTTCAGCATCGGCCAATCCGGCTTCGCGGTGCTTACCGGCATCGCGATCGCGAAGGCGCTGGGTCCGACAGGTAAGGGCGAATACGCGTCGCTGCAGTTGCTGCAGGCCGCCGCCGCCGGCGTGACCGGCAATCTCGGGATGGCGATCACCTACGAGCTCACCCGCCAACAAAAGAAGTTGTCCGATCTCGTAAAGCCGCTCAGTCTTATGTTGGCGGCGCTTTCGGTCATCGAGTGGGCCGCGATCGGCGTCTGGGTTTGGCTGAAGGGCCCCGACCCGGCACCGCTCCTCTTCGCCGCCGCCGTGCCCGCGCTTATCCTGCTATCTTGGCAAGGGCCCATTTTTCTCGGTCTCGGCTGGATCAAATCGTTAAACGTCCAGAGCTTGTATTTCGCCGCAGGCACCTTCGCGGCTGCCGTGATTACGCTGTACGTGTTCCGACTCGGCACCGTGCCGGCCATGTGGGGATGGGTGGTCTGCGTCTGGGCGATAGCGATCTCGATTCTCGTGCGCACGCACCGCGAATCGCGCGGCACGCAGACCGATTCGACAGGCAGCATCATGCGGGGGCTGCTCAGCTTCGGGTTGCGCGCGAGCGCCGGCGGAATTTTCGGATTCATCAACAACAAGATCGACTCGGTCGCGATATTGACGTGGCTCGGAACGGCCGGCTTCGGCGTCTACTCGGTCGCCGTCGCTGCAGGCGAGGTGCTGTTCAAAGTATCGCGATCCGTCGCCCAAGCGGCGACCCAGCGGGTCGCCGCGGCTGAACGGGACGTCGCCGCCAGGACGGTCGCGAAATCCAATCGCGCCAGCTTTGCTATCATCGTGGTGGTCAGCACCGTGGCCTTCATCGCCGCGCCCTTGGCCGTCGACGTACTTTTCGGCGTAAGTTTCCATCGAGCTGGCGACGCGATTAGAATCCTACTTCCTGGCATCGCGGCGATGTCGTGCAGCGGCATCCTTTCGACATTTTTCAATTTCCAGTTAGGCCGTCCCATCTTTCTTCTCTACATGTCAATAATGAATGCCGTTGTTGAGACGACCTTGTGTCTCATCTTGGTGCCTCGCTTTCAGATCAACGGAGCCGCCCTTGCATCGACGCTCACGTATCTCAACTCCGCGGCCGTGATGACTTGGTACTTCTGCAAGAACTCAGATCTATCGCCGGTCGATTTGTGGATACCGACCCTTGCCGATGTGCGCACCGTCTTGCGGGCCATTCGACCAACCCCGATGGGTCTCGATGATCTGAATACCAATGCCGGGTCTTCCGGAAGCCCGAGCGTGGCGCGAGGCACCCTTGCAGCGGCCGATGCAAGAAGCCGGGACTTCGTCATCTGCGGTTGGACCGACCCGAGCGAAAGGCAGCGTCTCATCGGGTCGCTGGTCCTCGGGGTCTTCGATCGCGGCCACCTGATCTATGCCGGCCACGCGGAACCGCGATATGACAATGGCTCGGTGGCCGCTCTCTACGAAAAACTTGTGCCGCTCGAGTTCGCACGTTGTCCGTTCCGGATCGCACCCACGTCCAATTCCCCTGTCCACTGGCTCATACCGACATTGGTCGCCGAGGTGACGTTTGGAGAGGCCGCGGGCAAGGGTGCCCTCCCGGAGCCCATCTACGTGGGCCTGAGCGTGCATAAGCGACCTGAGGAATGCGTCAGCACGCAGAGACCAGAGTGA